The following nucleotide sequence is from Psychroserpens sp. Hel_I_66.
CCAGGTTATTCAAGAGATACTACTGGATATTTGAATCCTACAGATTTTATTAATAAAAACAGAAACTAATTGGCAAAAATTCTTCCATTTAAAGCAGTGAGACCAACGAGAGATAAAGTGAGTTTGGTGGCCTCAAGATCGTATCAAACCTATACGCAGGCAGAGCGTGAGGCTCGGTTGGATTATAATCCGTTTTCATTTTTACACATCGTAAATCCTGGCTATAAATATGATCGTGAAATTGCAGGTACAGACCGCTATCAATTGGTTAGAAACAGATATTTAGAATTTAAAGAAGACGAGATTTTTGTTCATGATGAAAAACCAAGCTATTACATCTACAAAATCGTAGACCGTGACAAACAAGTTTTTAATGGAGTTATCGCAGCTGCCAGTGCAGAGGATTATGAGAACGACATCATCAAAAAACATGAAAACACTATTGAATATCGCGAACGTATTTTTAAGGATTATTTAAAAACCGTTGGCTTCAATGCAGAGCCTGTGCTACTCACCTATCCTGATAATACAGTGATTTCAGGCATCATCAATGACATCCAAAAAGAGCGTGCAGAATTTGAATTCACTACCACTTTTAGAGATACACATTACCTTTGGAAATTGGAAGACTCCAACTTAATTGCTGTCATTCAAAAAGAATTTGAAGAGATGCCAACCATCTATATTGCAGATGGTCACCACAGATCTGCGTCATCATATTTACTATACAAAGACGAAAAATCACAAAATCCAAATCATACCGGAAAAGAATCTTATAATCAATTTATGACATTTTTAATTCCAGAGTCTGAATTGCGAATTCATGAATTCAATCGATTGGTCAAGGATTTAAACGGATTGACTAAAGAAGAATTCTTGATACAGTTAGACACCATTTTCCGAATAGAAAACAGAGGCATTATGCCCTATAAACCTACAAAAAAGCACCATTTTAGCATGTATTTAGATGGTGAGTTTTATTCTTTATATCTTCGGAAGACCCTCTATAACTTCAAATCCTCGCTGGATGCATTAGATGCCCAGATTTTATACAAAACCATTTTACAGCCTATTCTGGGAATTGAGGATTTGCGCAATGATGTTCGCATGGGCTACATCAACGGAAAGAAAGATGTCATCAATGTGAAAAGCGCTATCGATTCTGCTGATTATGCGGTTGGGTTTGGTATGGTTCCTGTAGACATTGAAGAAATTAAACAAATTGCCAACGAAGGTCTCAAAATGCCTCCAAAAAGCACCTTTATTGAACCAAAACTGAGAAGTGGTGTTACTATATATGAATTTTAAAAAAAGTAAAGTTTTTTATTTTAAGTAGTTGAATCAAACTATTGCACCAAAACATAACAAAACATTTTATGGACATAAAACAAAATCTTAACAGCATAAAAGCCCAACTAGCAGAAGACGTCACGCTTGTTGCTGTTTCCAAGACAAAACCTGTTTCTGATTTAATGGAAGCTTATAATGCTGGTCAGCGCATTTTTGGTGAAAATAAAATCCAGGAAATGGCAGATAAGTATGAGGAGATGCCAAAAGATATTGAATGGCACATGATTGGTCACGTGCAGCGAAACAAGGTCAAATATATGGCTGAGTTTGTTGCATTAATTCATGGAGTGGATAGTTTTAAATTATTAAAGGAAATCAATAAACAAGCAGCCAAATATGATAGAACTATCAATTGTTTGATTCAAATAAAAATTGCTGAAGAAGACAGCAAATTTGGGATGTCTGCCCAAGATGCTAAAAAATTATTGGTTTCCGAAGAATTTAAAAAACTAAATAACGTTAGCATTACTGGACTTATGGGAATGGCAACGTTTACAGATGACACCAATCAAATTCAACAAGAATTCAAGAAGCTAAAAACGACGTTCGAGGACTTAAAACCATTAGAAACAGCCAACTGCGATTTACAAATTATTTCTATGGGAATGAGTGGTGATTATAAAATAGCTATTGACTGTGGAAGTAACATGATTCGTGTTGGAAGTAGTATATTTGGAGCCAGGGATTATGATAATTAAAGATTGTTTTTAATTTAAGAATTTCTGAAGAAAACATTTAATTAATTACATTTCGCTATCTACTTTTAAGTTTTGGCGAAAAGAAAAATAAGAAAAAATTTACGCAATACTAGACATAGAAACCACTGGTGGCAAGTACAATGAAGAGGGCATTACAGAAATTGCCATCTATAAGTTTGACGGTCATAAAGTGGTTGACAAATTCATAAGCCTTATTAACCCTGAGCGCGAAATCCAACCGTTTGTGGTGAATCTTACAGGTATTAATAGCAATATGCTCAAAACAGCTCCTAAATTTTATGAGGTTGCAAAGCGTATCGTAGAAATAACTGAAGATTGTATTATTGTTGCCCATAATGCACAATTTGACTATCGTATTTTAAGAACGGAGTTTAAAAGACTTGGTTTTGGATTTAAAAGAAAAACCCTTTGTACGGTTGAGCTCTCAAAACAGCTTATTCCCGATCAGCCATCCTACAGTCTTGGTAAATTAACACGCTCACTCGGTATTCCTGTTAGTGATAGGCATCGTGCCAATGGTGATGCTATGGCCACTGTAAAATTATTTAAAATGATCTTGTCTAAAGATTTAGACAAACACATCATTAAGGATAATGTCAAAATAGACATCCCTAATCGCTTAAATGACACGCACAGAACGATTATTGATGCTTTACCCTCTGTTACAGGAGTATATTACATACATGATGAAAATGGAGAGATTATTTATATTGGAAAAAGCAAGAATATAAAGCACCGAATCAATCAACATTTCACAAACAGGAGTGGTAAATCAAAAAAACTTCAACTTTTAGCCAGATCTGTAACCTACGAAAAAACAGGTAATGAATTGATTGCGCTATTAAAAGAAAATGAAGAAATAAAACGCAATAAGCCCATTTTTAATAGAGCTTTGAAACAAACAGTCTTTACTCATGCCTTATATACTTTTTTTGATCGTAATGGTTATCTTAATTTAAAGGTTTCCAAAGTGAATGATCAAGAATCGTTTATAACCACTTTTAGTAACCTGCAAAGTGGTAAAAGTTTTATAAATAAAATTACTGAAGAATATAAGCTATGCCAAACCATGACTGGCGTTAGCAATTCAAAAAGCAACTGCTTTAATTATACCATAAAAAAATGTAATGGCGCTTGTATTTTAGAAGAGTCTAAAGAAATATACAATGCTCGCGTTGAGCAACTTATTTCCAAAAACAGTTATGCAAATCAAAACATGGCCATCGTAGACCAAGGTCGTGATATTGATGAAAAAAGCGTTATTTATATTGAAAACGGTACATTTAAAGGCTTAGGTTTTTATGACCTCAACCATCAAATTAATAACGTGAAGGTTCTCAAATCTATTATTACGCCAATGGAAAACAATAGGGACACACAACATATTATTCAAAGTTATTTGAGAAAAAATAAACGTATTAAAACAATACTTATCTAAACTTAATATATTAATGACCTCAATTTTACGAATTGCAATACTCCTACTTACTACAACAAATATTCAAGCACAAACAGGTTTTAACGCTAATGGCTTTGAAGTGACAAAACAAGATATTGAATTAAATGTCTACGCAAAAGACTCCACAGCAAATGCTTTAATTATCCGCGAAACTGGTAAAAGCTTTGTAGATAGGGAAACCTTTTTATTAAATTCTGAAATAAAGAAAAAACTCAAAATTTTAAACAGAAGTGGTTTTGATAACGCTACTGAGACGATTTATCTTTATGGAAACGGAATTAAAAAAGAAACCGTAGATGATATTAAAGCTACGGTTTATAACATAGAAAACGGACAAGTCACACAAACAAAGCTAGACAAGTCATCTATTTTTGAAGAAAAATACAACGAAGATTACACCATAGTAAAATTTACCTTTCCAAATATTAAAGAAGGCTCTGTAATTGTGTACAGCTACACATTAGAATCTCCTTTTATGTTTAAATATAAAAGCTGGTATTTTCAGGAGGATATTCCCAAATTGTACAGCGAATATAGACCTAGTATTCCTGGTAATTGGGAATACAATATAAAATTGGTTGGTGGTAAAAAACTACATACTAACACGTCGTCACTTAGACAAAATTGTCTGCAAGTTTTAGGAGCAGGTGCTTCAGATTGTGGAGATTACATTTATGTGATGAAGGATATTCCTGCTTTTATTCCTGAAAAATTTATGACAACAAAGGAAAACTATCTCGCAAGGATAGAATATGAACTCAAAGTCTTTAGAGGTTTTGATGGACGTGTTGATAACATTACCAAAACGTGGGAAACAGTTGATAACGAACTAAAAAGCGATAAAGATATTGGCAGACAGCTCAAAAAAAGTAGTGTAACAAAAGATTTATTAAGCGATACTATTGTTAATGAAAACGATAAATTGAAGAAAGCTCAGGCTATCTATAATTATATGTTAGACAATTATACTTGGGACAAACAGTACAATATTTTCAAAGATGTATCTGTTAAAGATTTAATCGAAAACAAATCTGGAAACGTTTCAGAAATCAATATTTTATTGCATAATTTAATGGATGCTAACGATATTGATGTTAAACCTATATTATTGTCCACAAGAAGCAATGGGTTTGCGACTAGGATTTTTCCAGTATTATCAGATTTTAACTATCTTATAGTTCAAGTTACCATCGATGATCAAACCTATATGCTAGATGCTACAGATAAATACTTATCATTTGGCCAATTGCCTTTTAGGTGTCTAAATCAATATGGTAGATTATTAGATTTAAAAAATGGTGGTACTTGGATTGAAATTAATGCCAATGACCCAAGTTACAAGAAACTAAGAGTAAGTCTTAAAATTGATGAAACTGAAAACATTACAGGTGAAATAAAAAACAACACGAGTGGATATCACGCATTGCGTGTAAAAGAAAGTTATTTTGACAATCCAGAGAGTCACCTTAATACCTATGTTAACTCGTATCCATCATTAGAATTTTTGAATTATAAAGCTGAAAACCCTCAAAAAAAGGAACAGGATTTTACAGAAAAATTTGAGATAACACAATTTCCAGAGCGTATTGGAGATAATATTTATGTAAATCCCTTTGTATTTTCATCGTACACTGAAAACCCTTTAAAGCTTCAAGAGCGTAATTACCCGATAGATTTTGGTTATAAAGATGCCTATTTATACTCCGTAGAACTAAAAACTGAAAATTATGAGGTTGTTAGCATTCCAGAATCTATAAGTTTAAGTCTGCCAAATAACACAGGAACTTTGGTGTATAGTGTAAATAGCAATGAAGACTCCGTTACTATATTCTTTAAATATTACTTTAAAGAACCCATATATGACTCAGCATATTATGATGCATTAAAACAATATTTTGCGACTATAGTAGATATTCAAAAAAACTCTTTAGTTGTATTGAAAAAGAAACAATAAACTTTTTAGTACATTTGATCTAATGGCCACTAAGAATTCTCATCCCCAATGGAAAGATAAACTTCATGAAATAATTTATGAGGCAGATACTCCTGCTGGAAAATTATTTGATATAGTACTTCTTATTTTTATTCTCGCCAGTATTGCACTTGTGATGCTTGAAAGTGTAAACCACATAGACAAAAGATTCCATAACATTCTGTATTATGGAGAATGGCTCGTCACTATTTTATTTACCTTAGAATATATAGCAAGAGTAATCACAGTTAGGAAACCTTGGAAATATATATTTAGTTTTTACGGTATTATTGACTTTCTCTCAACAGTACCAATGTATTTATCGTTTTTATTTGTCGGTTCGCATGCACTTGTCACTTTGAGAGCGCTTCGTTTATTGAGAGTTTTTAGAATTTTAAAACTGGCAAGATACCTAGGGGCTTCAAATCAATTAAAAGATTCCATAATTGCGAGTCGTGTAAAAATTCTCGTATTTTTATTCGCAGTAGTCATATCATCAGTAATATTTGGTACGATTATGTATTTGGTAGAAGGTGAAGAAAATGGATTCACCAACATCCCTAAAAGTGTCTATTGGTGTATTGTAACACTAACCACGGTTGGTTTTGGTGATATTGCACCTCAAACTGCATTAGGGCAATTTATCACTTCAATTATCATGATTTTGGGTTATGGTATCATTGCAGTACCAACTGGTATTGTTTCTGCGGAATACGCACGAAGCGCAAACAAAAAAGACAAAGAAATTGAAGACGGTAAATTACCAGAAGAATTAGAACTCAACACCCAAATCTGCAGTAATTGCCATAAGCAAAATCATAAAGACAAGGCAGAATATTGCTATGGTTGCGGTCATAATTTACATATATAACCCATTCTAAATTTATATTACCATCAATTCAAATCAACCAATTTTAATATCAATCGTTGGTCCAACAGCAATTGGTAAGACTGCTTTAAGTATTAAATTAGCCAATTTTTTTAATACTGAAATTATCTCTGCCGACTCCAGACAGTTTTACAAAGAAATGCAAATAGGTACCGCTGCACCAACAAACGAAGAGTTAAAAGCTGCACCACATCATTTCATAAAACATATTTCAATTGATGACTATTACAATGTTGGCAACTTCGAAAATGACGCTATCTCAAAAATAGAACAATTGCATGAATCACATAAGGTTGTCATTATGGTTGGTGGTTCGGGACTTTATGTTGATGCGGTTACTAAGGGTCTTGATGAATTGCCAAAAGTCGATATGGAGATTAGAAATAAACTCAATACAAAACTTAAAACCGACGGACTTGAAGCATTACAATTTCAGCTTAAGAAATTGGATGAGAAAACCTACAACAAAATTGCACTTGATAATCCGCAACGGGTCATAAGAGCCCTAGAGGTTTGTTTGTCTAGCGGAAAGCCTTATTCTTCTTTTTTAACTTCGGAAAGCAAAAAAAGGGAATTTAAAACTATAACAGTTGGTCTCACTGCAGATCGGGAAATTATCTATGACCGTATCAACAAACGTGTTGATCTTATGGTGCAGGATGGATTATTGACAGAAGTTGAGGCACTTTTTCCGAAGAAAGATTTAAATGCATTAAATACTGTTGGTTATAAGGAATTATTTAAATATCTCGAGGGAGAATGGGACTTGGAATTTGCAGTTTCGGAGATAAAAAAGAACTCAAGACGCTTTGCCAAACGCCAATTAACTTGGTTTAAGAGAAATGGTGAAACGCTCTGGTTTGACTTTAAAACCGATGTTTTAGATATTGTAGAAGCTATTAACAAAGCGATATTAAAAGCATAAAGCCAACCATTTTTGATTGACTTTAGCTCTTATGTAATATTAAAAAGTTTATGCGTCCTGGTTAACGACTAGTCTAAATCCTTCTCCATGAATATTGAGAATCTCAACATTTGGATCTAATTTTAAATACTTTCTAAGTTTAGCGATATATACGTCCATACTTCTAGATGTGAAGTAATTATCGTCTCTCCAAATTTTTGTTAAGGCTAACTCACGAGGCATTAAATCGTTTTCATGTAGCGCCAACATACGCAATAACTCGTTTTCTTTTGGTGATAATTTGATTGGATCTTTGCCATCAAATTTCAAGAATCTTAATTTTGAATTTAAATCAAAACGACCGATTTTGAATTCAAATTGTTTGCTATCTGCAATGGTATCTGTCGCTTTTCGCTGTATGATTGCTTTAATTTTCATTAACAGCACCTCACTATCAAAAGGCTTATTCAAATAATCATCTGCCCCTACTTTATATCCTTTAAGAACATCTTCTTTCATAGCTTTCGCTGTCAAGAAAATAATTGGCACGTCTGTATTTTTTTCTCTGATTTCTTTAGCTAGAGTAAATCCATCTTTATAAGGCATCATGACATCTAATATGCACAGGTCATAATCGTCTTTTTTGAATTTTTCGAAACCTTCCATACCGTTTTTAGCATGAACAACGTCGTAATCATTCATATTTAAATAGTCTTTTAGTACGGTTCCAAAATTTGGATCGTCTTCAACTAAGAGTATTTTTTTATTTTGCTCTTCCATAATTTATGATATTAATGGCAACCTTATTATAAATGTGCTGCCTTTTCCCTTTTCACTTTCTACTGATATATGACCTTGGTGGTCATCAACTATTCTTTTTACATAAGCCAAGCCTAAACCATGACCTTTTACATTGTGTACATTTCCTGTGTGTTCTCTATAAAATTTCTCAAACACTTTCTTTTGAACCTGCTTTGACATCCCATTTCCTTTATCTGAAATTTTAATCAAAACGTTATTCCCAACATTTTCAGTATAAACATCAATTTTTGGTTCATCATCGCTATATTTTATAGCATTATCCAAAATATTGACAATAACATTTGTAAAATGAGTTTCATTAGCCAATACCGTTGGGTCATCTGCATCGAGATGTGTTTTTACATAACCTCTTCTATCTTCTACTATAAGCTCGACGTGCGTTATCGCATCTTCTATTAAGTCGTGAAGCTCTACCCTTTCCTTACTTATATTAAGCTCGTTTTTTTCCAGTTTAGATATTCGTAATACATTTTCAACTTGTGCGTGCATACGTTTATTTTCATCTTTTATCATTTGTAGGTAACGCATCACTTTTTCTTGATCACCAATGATCTTAGGATTTTTTATTGAATCTAATGCCAAATTTATTGTAGCAATAGGTGTCTTAAACTCATGGGTCATGTTGTTAATAAAATCGGTCTTGATTTGTGAAATTTGACGTTGCTTTATTAATTGATAAATGGCGCTAGAATATGCCAGTATAATGATTGATGTAAACAAAACCGATAATAAAATCATTCCCAAAATAGAAGATAATAAATACTTTTTACGATCTGGAAAATCTACATATAATGAAAAGTCACTTCTATTTTCATTATCTAAAAAAACAGGGATACCTATTGTTGTTTCTGGACTAAGATCAAAATTATCTGATCTTATTTTAGTTGATAAATCTTTATCGTATATGGCATATTCAAATTCGGTTTTTATACCGTTTACCATAAACTGAGAAGTCAATAACTCTGAAACTTCTTCATTAGAAATACGTTTGTATACTGGGTAATTTTTATATACCGCTCTATAATTCTTTTTATAGAAACTACGCCCAAGCTCATCCATGGTACTGTAATCCCTGAATGTTTGAATTGGATCTATATTAATTTGACCATCAATGGGACTTCGTTCGAACACGTTGGTCTCACTAAAACTTGTAAATCTTTTTATATCTATACTATCTGTACCAATGTCAAAGAACAGTGATGGAACTTTAAAGCTTTCTTCAGAAATGATATTTTTAAAACGTGTTGCTTGATTTGTCTCTTCACTAAACGAGTCAAAAATCAAAAGTTGTTTTATTTCACTTGTATCTGGCGTTCTACCATTTTTAATAACCTCTTTGTATAATCTATCATAGCTCAATAATTCTTTATCTTCAATTGCTTTAGAGACTAAACTTAAAGAGCGAATAACGTCTGAGGTAAATTGCTTTTCCTCATTTTTTAACGTGTTGTTAATAAAATATGCTTGAACGAATATAATCCCAATGAGAGATAGACTCATCAAGACCACCAATAGAATGAATAGCTTTTTACCCATCATCCAAATTTAATAGTTTAACATTTAGTATGATTGCTGTTTAACCTTACATTAACAAATATGTTAAATTTTTGTTTTTGCAATTAATTTCAGTAGAGATTTATGTGTATTTATGACTTGATCTTGTGTGCTTTCAATATCATTATTTATGATAACAAAATGTGATTTTTTTATTTTTTCCTCGTCACTAACTTGATTATTTATTATAGCCTCAATTTTTGATTTAGAAGAATTATCCCTTTTGATAACTCGGTTTATGCGCTCTTGCTTGTCTGCAGTAACCGTTATGATATAATCATATTTAGATTCTTGTTTGTGTTCAAAAATTATTGCTGCTTCTTTAATGACATAGGGTGAATTTTGTTTCTTACACCAACGCTTAAAATGAGAAGCAACTTTTGGGTGAACAATGGCATTTATCTTATTTAAAAAAGATGAGTCATTAAAGATTTTTTCAGAAATTAAGGATTTATTAAGCTTATTGTTTTCATAAACATTATCTCCAAACAATTCAATTAATCTTCTCTTAATAATTTTAGAAGTAACCATTAAATTCTTAGCTTCAACGTCTGCTATATAAATAGGAATATCTAATTGTTTAAAAAAATTAGCTACGGTTGTTTTACCACTTCCTATTCCGCCTGTAAGACCAACTATAATCATTTTACTATAATGTATTCAATTTTATTTTGTTTCATATTGGCAGATTTCACTTTATCACTATTTACAATAAGCTTTGGTTTGAAAAAAGTTTTTTCAGTATTTATAACATCATTGTAATCACATTCAATCTTAAAATCTGATGCTTTTACGTCCTTATAATCCTCTAAACTCAAGTAGTATGAAACTTTTATTTGCTTCGGAAAGTAATTAATAACAACGTCATTAGGCAAATTCAACAAAGTGACAGGTATATCAACTGTACCCTCAGTGAATTTTTCCACTTTTGCTTTGATTTTTATATTGTCTTGTGATAGTTTTAAATTTTCCGAAGTTTTTGAAAAATCCAATGCCAAACTAGAGTTTACACTTGTTTTTAAGTCCTCAAGATTCAATGTCTCGGTTTCTACAAATTCTATAGTATTGACTTCAGCTAAAGGACCAATAACCTTGACAGAATCTGGTATAATTTCAATCCCTTTTAGAGAATCATAACCAGAAGCAAAATTAATACTGGAATTTAATACCACAGGTACTTTTTTAACACTTAATGTTCCAAAAGGTAAAATTAAAGAATCTGGCTTTATAGAAATGACATCTACCGATTTTCCTAACTTTTGCCTAAAATCGTAGATCCCATTATTAGCTAACCAAACATAATTGTTGTCATTGTCCTTGGCAATTTTTTTAAAATCCAGCTCATAATCCTGATTATAGAAATAATAAGAGAGCAGCTTAAAACCATAAGTAGAAACAGTGACATCTACACTTGGCAATGTGTCTAGGTTAATTATATTTTTTTCTGGAAGGTTTTTATAGGTAACAGTAAATGGTATGGTCTCAACATAAGTCTCAGACAATTTTGTCATCAATAAAATAAATAAAGACAATAAAAAGAATATCCCAAAAACGTTTAGTTTTTTGTTTTTTAACGATTGTAGAAATTTTTTATATAAACTATTTAACATTTTTAAAGAATAATTTTGGAAACACCTCTTCTGGTTTTTGTTTTAATAATCTTATTGCAATTGTAGATTTTATAAAACCATATCCATAGCCAAAAAACTGAATAAGAATAGCAAAAATAGATTGAGCTGCAATCCATACATTTTTTGTTGATGTCAAAGCCATTATAAAAGCTAGAGTAAAGTAAAAAGCGTAGGCAAATAAAGGTAGTTTAATGCCTAAAAAAAACATAATAAAAGATACTAATAAACCCATAATAAACAAGGTTGGAAACCAATAAGTTAATTTATTTGTATTTGGGTGCCATTGATTTAAAATAGGTCGAACCATTCCAAATTTATTAACTTGTTCATAGAATTTTTTCCAAGAAATTCTTCTCTTATGATATACAAGTGCATCTTTTATTAATACCGTTTTATAGCCTAAATCATTTAATCTTATCGATAAATCTGGATCTTCTCCTGGATGTATTGATCCAAATCCACCAGAGTCAATAAAAGCTTTTTTGGATAAACCCATATTAAAACTTCTTGGCTGAAAATTCTCATTTACTTGCTTTCCTCCTCTTATTCCACCTGTTGTTAAAAACGAGGTCATCGCAAAATTTATTGCTTTTTGAAGGTTGTTAAAAGAACTGTGAGCAGCATCTGGACCACCGTAGCAATCCACAAAATTATATGATAAAAATGAATGAACTATTGTTAGATAATTTGGTGGCAACAAGCAATCGGAATCTAAAATTATGTAATAATTGCCATTCGCTTTGGTCATTCCAAAATTTCTGGAATCTCCCGGACCTGAATTTTTTTTATAGTAATACGAAATATTGAGATCATTTGTAAATTGATCAATTATAGATTTACAATCATTAGTTGACCCATCTTCAATAATTACAATTTCAAAAGGAATATTACTGCATAATGCATTAAAACTAAGGAGTAGTTCTTCAATCTCATCTGGTCTATTGTAGACAGGAATTATAAATGAAAACTCTAATGCATTCATAAACCAAAGGTAAGTAAAGAAAACAAAAAAGCCACCTTTACGGTGGCTTTTGAAATCTTTTTTAAGCTAAGTTTATTGCTTAATAATCCTTACAGTTTCTGTAACGTTATCAATAGTCACTTTCACGATGTAAGCACCTTGACGTAATCCATTCATGTTAATATTAGTATCTACAGTATTAGGTTCAATTCTTAAGACTTCTTGACCTAACATATTATAAACAGAAACATTTTGAATGTTCTTTTGAGCATTTAATGTGAGCTCATTTTTAACTGGGTTAGGGAAATATGAAAAAGCATTTTCGTTTTCAAACTCTTCTGTACTCAAAGTATCTGGAGACCAGATTTTAAGATCAAAGGTTTTACCAGCAGTATTAGACGTGTTAAATTGATAAATTCTAGTATAATAAATTTCACCAACTGTTAATCCAGTAGCATTAATTTCTTCTACAACTGTACCTCCTGGAGTATTAAGCCCTGTCCCATCAGCACAATCTACAACTGTTAACACACCGCAAGTCCCTGAATACAAAATAGCTACAGCATCAAAATTAGCCTCGTAGGTAATATTAACGTTAGTTGTTAATGCTTCAAATACATACCAAACATCATCGTTTGCTGAACCAGTAAAATCGTTACAAGTCTCAGCAGCTAAACCTGAAGGCGTTGCTCCAACAATAGCTCCTGCATTTGAAGTGGCTGAAGAAGCATCAGCAATATCAGTTTCTTGAGTTATAGTTTCAGAACCTAGACAATCATTATTTGCTGGTATAGGTCCTGGTTGAGTTGTGAAACCAAATGGTCCAGCCCAAACACTAGTTCCATCAGTATCACAATCTGTTTGAACATAAATATCATAATCTGTGTCGAGAGTTAATACGTCTCCAGAAGATACATTTGTCGTTGGTGTACTTCCATTTGCGATAACGGTTCCACCTTGTCCTGAACCATCTTCAACAATTTCCCAATTGTAACCTACTGGAGTTCCAAGTTCTGGAGCATCCCAAGAAAAATCTACACTAACATCAGTCACATTATCAATTGCGACCGTAGCGACAGCTTCGCATGCTGCTGGTGTTGTAAATGGAATAGGACCAACCCAATTAGATACTTCAGATCCACTACAATTAGCTCTAACATATACTTCGTAGTCGTTTGATGGTGTTAACGCATTTAAGGTTGTTGGATTAGAAACTCCTGTCGATGTAGCTGTTCCTGTAGCAGTTTCTGAAGCAGTTATATCTACCAATTCAATATCCCATGAACTTATAGGTCCTACTTGGTTCCATTCTAATAACGCTGTTGTAGCATTTGTTGGAGTAGCCATTAAATCTGTTGGATCAGCACATGTAGGAGCAGGTTCAAATGTTAAGGACCAATTATCGATTTGACCGACATCTCCATTAGCATTATCACAAACCAAAAGTATCCAGTCTCCATCTGCAGAAACACCTCCAATGTTGAAACCTGCTAAAGGCTCATCAGGTGAAAAAGTACCTGTTATTGGACTTGCATTGCCACTTGGTAATTCTGGAGATCCATCCTCAAGAACAACAT
It contains:
- the miaA gene encoding tRNA (adenosine(37)-N6)-dimethylallyltransferase MiaA — encoded protein: MNSNQPILISIVGPTAIGKTALSIKLANFFNTEIISADSRQFYKEMQIGTAAPTNEELKAAPHHFIKHISIDDYYNVGNFENDAISKIEQLHESHKVVIMVGGSGLYVDAVTKGLDELPKVDMEIRNKLNTKLKTDGLEALQFQLKKLDEKTYNKIALDNPQRVIRALEVCLSSGKPYSSFLTSESKKREFKTITVGLTADREIIYDRINKRVDLMVQDGLLTEVEALFPKKDLNALNTVGYKELFKYLEGEWDLEFAVSEIKKNSRRFAKRQLTWFKRNGETLWFDFKTDVLDIVEAINKAILKA
- a CDS encoding response regulator transcription factor — translated: MEEQNKKILLVEDDPNFGTVLKDYLNMNDYDVVHAKNGMEGFEKFKKDDYDLCILDVMMPYKDGFTLAKEIREKNTDVPIIFLTAKAMKEDVLKGYKVGADDYLNKPFDSEVLLMKIKAIIQRKATDTIADSKQFEFKIGRFDLNSKLRFLKFDGKDPIKLSPKENELLRMLALHENDLMPRELALTKIWRDDNYFTSRSMDVYIAKLRKYLKLDPNVEILNIHGEGFRLVVNQDA
- a CDS encoding sensor histidine kinase, giving the protein MGKKLFILLVVLMSLSLIGIIFVQAYFINNTLKNEEKQFTSDVIRSLSLVSKAIEDKELLSYDRLYKEVIKNGRTPDTSEIKQLLIFDSFSEETNQATRFKNIISEESFKVPSLFFDIGTDSIDIKRFTSFSETNVFERSPIDGQINIDPIQTFRDYSTMDELGRSFYKKNYRAVYKNYPVYKRISNEEVSELLTSQFMVNGIKTEFEYAIYDKDLSTKIRSDNFDLSPETTIGIPVFLDNENRSDFSLYVDFPDRKKYLLSSILGMILLSVLFTSIIILAYSSAIYQLIKQRQISQIKTDFINNMTHEFKTPIATINLALDSIKNPKIIGDQEKVMRYLQMIKDENKRMHAQVENVLRISKLEKNELNISKERVELHDLIEDAITHVELIVEDRRGYVKTHLDADDPTVLANETHFTNVIVNILDNAIKYSDDEPKIDVYTENVGNNVLIKISDKGNGMSKQVQKKVFEKFYREHTGNVHNVKGHGLGLAYVKRIVDDHQGHISVESEKGKGSTFIIRLPLIS
- the coaE gene encoding dephospho-CoA kinase (Dephospho-CoA kinase (CoaE) performs the final step in coenzyme A biosynthesis.); translated protein: MIIVGLTGGIGSGKTTVANFFKQLDIPIYIADVEAKNLMVTSKIIKRRLIELFGDNVYENNKLNKSLISEKIFNDSSFLNKINAIVHPKVASHFKRWCKKQNSPYVIKEAAIIFEHKQESKYDYIITVTADKQERINRVIKRDNSSKSKIEAIINNQVSDEEKIKKSHFVIINNDIESTQDQVINTHKSLLKLIAKTKI
- a CDS encoding CdaR family protein, with product MSETYVETIPFTVTYKNLPEKNIINLDTLPSVDVTVSTYGFKLLSYYFYNQDYELDFKKIAKDNDNNYVWLANNGIYDFRQKLGKSVDVISIKPDSLILPFGTLSVKKVPVVLNSSINFASGYDSLKGIEIIPDSVKVIGPLAEVNTIEFVETETLNLEDLKTSVNSSLALDFSKTSENLKLSQDNIKIKAKVEKFTEGTVDIPVTLLNLPNDVVINYFPKQIKVSYYLSLEDYKDVKASDFKIECDYNDVINTEKTFFKPKLIVNSDKVKSANMKQNKIEYIIVK
- a CDS encoding glycosyltransferase; its protein translation is MNALEFSFIIPVYNRPDEIEELLLSFNALCSNIPFEIVIIEDGSTNDCKSIIDQFTNDLNISYYYKKNSGPGDSRNFGMTKANGNYYIILDSDCLLPPNYLTIVHSFLSYNFVDCYGGPDAAHSSFNNLQKAINFAMTSFLTTGGIRGGKQVNENFQPRSFNMGLSKKAFIDSGGFGSIHPGEDPDLSIRLNDLGYKTVLIKDALVYHKRRISWKKFYEQVNKFGMVRPILNQWHPNTNKLTYWFPTLFIMGLLVSFIMFFLGIKLPLFAYAFYFTLAFIMALTSTKNVWIAAQSIFAILIQFFGYGYGFIKSTIAIRLLKQKPEEVFPKLFFKNVK